A portion of the Haliaeetus albicilla chromosome 5, bHalAlb1.1, whole genome shotgun sequence genome contains these proteins:
- the LOC138685310 gene encoding inositol 1,4,5-trisphosphate receptor-interacting protein-like 1, producing MAARQFFGLVVQSIIRNALQELEQSGFAWGALLFAALEQWQFPAVARVLLLLFGLCWWLRKRSRQPASSSKEAAKEEEEVNSCVAVDVGRISLKRLLDLPESFMMVDKMVDELLHMCQMLSRNSFMPRLKPAVVLRSALEGWSLCKDDAAYNLLVPLNPPRGHSFHLELGNRGESPARNSRLRVELECTCTREQLVEDMLCFLHHPEEKLRKNQSPSLLGTLCTGPYLDMEKTTRWFQFLVKASWKLLPQSRHHRLTVLPSRRSCKLRLTNASNSPLLIVMTFVVQQDGLDTLLSIE from the coding sequence ATGGCTGCCAGACAATTCTTCGGCCTGGTTGTGCAAAGCATCATCCGGAAtgctctgcaggagctggagcagagcggCTTTGCCTGGGGAGCCCTGCTCTTTGCTGCCTTGGAGCAGTGGCAGTTCCCGGCTGTTGCTCgagtcctgctcctgctcttcgGGCTCTGCTGGTGGCTCAGGAAAAGGAGCCGTCAGCCAGCCAGCAGTAGCAAGGAGGCGGctaaggaggaggaagaagtaaaTTCCTGTGTTGCAGTGGATGTGGGCAGAATTTCGCTCAAGCGCCTCCTGGACCTGCCAGAATCGTTCATGATGGTGGATAAGATGGTGGATGAACTTCTCCATATGTGCCAAATGCTTTCCAGGAATAGTTTTATGCCGCGACTGAAGCCAGCTGTCGTTTTGAGAAGCGCCTTAGAAGGTTGGAGTCTCTGTAAGGATGATGCTGCCTACAACCTGCTCGTGCCCCTGAACCCGCCCCGTGGGCACTCCTTCCACCTGGAGTTGGGCAACAGGGGGGAGAGTCCAGCGAGGAACTCCAGGCTCCGCGTGGAGCTGGAGTGCACCTGCACGAGGGAGCAGCTGGTGGAGGACATGCTGTGCTTCCTGCACCACCCCgaggagaagctgaggaaaAATCAGAGTCCCAGCCTCCTAGGCACCCTCTGCACCGGCCCCTACCTAGACATGGAGAAAACCACCCGCTGGTTCCAGTTCTTGGTAAAAGCATCCTGGAAGCTTTTGCCTCAGTCGAGACACCACCGCTTAACCGTGCTGCCCTCCAGGCGCTCCTGCAAGCTCCGGCTGACGAACGCTTCCAATAGTCCCCTGCTGATTGTGATGACATTTGTGGTGCAGCAAGATGGCTTGGACACCTTGCTGAGCATCGAGTAG